In Euphorbia lathyris chromosome 10, ddEupLath1.1, whole genome shotgun sequence, the DNA window caaaaaaaaaatatcatgtggtttgaccgatttacAATGTGGTACTTGTGGTATTTTGTTTTGCAAACGCAATCAtatggtttgtaaaattttacatttgaattcattttgtcagaatttgatcgataacgacttcgaaatgaaaattttcaagagttaaatgatattttaaacaactttaattcttcaactttttagatttgaggtcatttaggtgttgttttttatgagagagaaagataatgtttagagagagaaaactccaaaaatgatgattttgaaaaattaagaatatggttccatagtaaatatgatataccaaacaagtttaattcttgaaaattttcattttgaggtcgttatcggctaaatttggcaaagtaaaaaaatgtaaaattttgcaaccatatgcaaaaaaaaaaatacaacagATACCACATcacaaatcggtcaaaccacagagtacttttttgtaattaatccttttataaacttgtttaaagtgacatgaTTAATCTCTTAAATCCAAATGTTAGAGCTAGAGaagatttttataaattgaaatgtatatcacttaaaaaaattcaagtgaTCAATAGATAACTTTGGTTAAAAGattactttaagcaagtttatagAATTGGACACTCTGTAAATATAGACTTCATAGAATTAACAATTTTATCCTAGGAACTTTGTCCCATTATTAGTTCAAACTTGTTTAACTGAGATGTCAAATTGTGTGTGAACcattttttaagaaattgaagaaatTGAATGAAACTTGATCCTTCATTTTGAACAAAAATTCCAAATCACCCTTGTAAAATCATCTATAATGGTAAGCATGCACTTATCTCCTGTTATTGAAGCTTTTTTGTAAGGACCTTCGACCCCTTTGAATTGAGTTTCCTGTGGACCTTCTACCTGTAATTCACAAAATCTCTATGAGAATTGACATAAGGATCTATCTGTTTCTTAACTCTTAAAAACATTGAAGGAACTTTTTTTCACATTTGTAAGCCAATCCACAATCAAGATCTAATCTCTAATATTATCAAATTCTGGATTTAAGCATGACGAGAATTGCACCAGTTGTTCTTCCTGGCTCGTTTCCTTTGCCAAAACTCTAGATCCACCACAAGTGCAAGATGTAATAGGCTTAATGTCAGCTAGTTCATCCCATAATCTTTTCAATTTGTTGAAATAATCAACCATATACAAACTTCTCTAACTCAAAGCAATTATCTCTCGACGCAAATGAAACATTATAGGTCGTGAAAACGATGTGTTatattagctctgataccatgtaaattGCTTAACATAATGAAGCAAGTATGTTTCTCATTAATTGAAAATATCTAATACATCATGTTTTATTCATTTCttattttcatctttcttttcctttctatGATTTCAATCTAATACATTCTACTTTATTCATTTCTcattttcatctttctcttcCATTGAGATTCTGTGATTCATATAACGACAAAAGCTATCTAAAAGTAGATGTCCAAACACGAAAGAAAAGGAAGAATCCAACTTAACTAGCAAGATGAGTACTTAGAATCAAGAAGATGATCAGGAAACTACATCTAACAGGAACCGGCGGTAGAAAGATCGTGATTCCTTTGATAAGCTAGGTCCGATTCTTGTGAATTCTCCACTTAatggcaaaaaaaattatattttgacACGATGTATAATGTTAGCTCTGATACTAAgtaaattgtttaataaaatgaaacaATTATATTTCTCATTAACTGAAAATATCTAATACATtttgttttatattaaaaaaacaaattaaaaaataattctgTTAACATCCGTAACAGCTAACTCCCTCCTTAACTTTTACAATTAACATTTAACATGTTcctttttcataatttttctttcaGTCATTGATCTATTACGGGGCCGTTTGGATtgcctactgtttgttgttgctgtttactgttggaaaaaactgattTTCCAACAGAATATCTCTAATCAAAGACTTAAAactcttataaaaaaaacaaaaacatccTTACATCATCATAAGTGcctctatcaaaaaaaaaaatgccttGATAAAAGAAATGTAATGTATAATTGACATTAGTGCTTAATTTGAAGGCTCCAATCTGAATTTCTCATTATAACTTGACATTAGTGCTTAATTTGAAGGCTCCAGCCTGAATTTTTCATTATAACTTTATATAAAAGTTTTGGCtctatattaaaaatgaaaaacatgtCCAAAATGCATATTTGTCATTTATCTATAACGTACGAAATAgtaaaattttatttctaacatttcctatcaaaattaattttatccCTTTATGGTTAACCCGCTTTCAATGAAGAACTCTAGCCGGGAGATAGAGAATTCTGAAagtttaaacaaacaaatttaaATAATGGTTACATCGACCTTCCAAATTAAGCTAACTAATATTATAATACATTCAACAATTAAAACCCAAGAATCTGCTAATTTTACTTGTGGCTTCTCATGGTGTGGAAGGAAATTGATCACAAACAAACCATGAACTGCTAACGTGAATTCTGGGCATCTACTAGTAAAGAagaagtaaaataaaaataaaaagataccCAACTTAAAAAGGTCCTTTCTCACTTGGTACAACGACAGAATTTGAAACACAGATGTTTCCATAGTTAACAACTCCAAGCAAGAAAGTTCTTCCTTAACTACTCGCTCACCTTCTGAACAATTACTTGCATCTTTTAACAAGCAGCTCTCTTTTTAATAGGCTTTTACGAGAGTAAATGATGTTCCTGATTTCTGCATCTAAACAACAGGGCGCTAAAGCTAAAAAATGAGAAACAAAACAGCATACCAACAAGAGTTCACCATTAAATTAATATGATTACCACGTTCTGCAAAATTATGTCAAGTAAGGTGTAGCCCAAGTCCTCCCCCCGCTAGAGAATTTACATCAGTTTCCCACAAAACCCAATTAACGGACGTGTTATTTACAAGACCAAAAACAAGAGACTAGAcctgggttgggttgggttgcgTTTTTATGGGGAACCGATTTCTACTTTCAAGAGACAAAATGCTACCAAAGACCAAATGGGCAAAAGCACTTGGTGCTTAATCCCCCAAATGATCAGATTCCACCAACAAGGGGGCCTTGAATTAGAGCTGTACACTTAATATGTAGTCTATTGTCTTTCAATTCAGTTTCTATCAATTATCTCCGCTGGCAGGTTCAGATCAAAAAAGCCACCACCTTCCTTTCTAGCATGTTTCTTAGAAGAACACCCACTACCATCTGAACTCCTAGACCCTGAAGCTCTATCCCGTTTTTTTGTCCCACCTACAATACAATGCATTTTGTCAGGTACAGGTAATATAACAATGCTGTGAGATGCATCCAGATACAAATAACAGCAGATATGGTACGAGAATTGTCTTCAGAGATGGCAAGAGGTTGCTCAAGACAAACATTACCACCACTTCTCTATCACTCTCAATCTCTAAAATGGGTCTAAACCAAAATCCAAAAATTCTTCTAAGACCAAGGACAAAGAAAGATGTATCGAAATTACCACTGGTATCTCCATCTGAAGCTAGAAAATTATCACTAGCATTGACTTTACTGCTCCAACAAGAAGAAAGCTCAGATGCCTTCTCAATGCCTTTTGACCTGTAGGGTGCTATATTGTGAGTACCAAGTTGAAGACGACCCAATAAATCGCCTTCTATGCACTCATACCTGCCAGTGAACTCATTAGTTTATAAATTTCAGAAGTCCCACAAACATCCATAAATTTTCTAAAAGTTACTCACATTTTCTTACAAAGAGTATCTATGATGGTAGATAGATTAATGACTTGCATCCTTATCTCCATAACTTTATCATCAGTATACTGATCAAAGGGCTCCTCAAGGAACTTTGAGAGCTTTTCAACATTTGATTCAAGCTGCTGTTGCTGATCCTCAAATAGATTCTGCTTAATTTCCCTTTCCTCCAATGTCATCTCATCCTTGAACAGCTCTTCACCAAACATATAAAAAGCAAAAGGGTATGAATATGAAAGAACCCGTCTGGATCTGAAAAGCCTATGGAGTCCATTAGTTACCCAGCTGAAATCTCTAAGTCTAGATTCTCTCTCTTCTGATATTGACACCTTCTCCAGGATTGTCTCCTTGAGTTTACTTTCAAGCTTAAAAGAATCTGTATGAGCCTTGTAGCGATTATGATAGTGCATGTACCGATAGAGATCTCGTTTTGCCCTTTCTGTTTGCTTTTCTTTGTCTTCTTTATATCGACCACAACTATGACCAGATATTCTTGACCATGTATGATCTCTGCCAGTAGCTCCACCACAGAGCCAACTGCTTGAAAAGAAAAGGCgcaggagagagagagaggatatCAATGGAAGACATTAACAGTAAAATAGATGGGGTGGAAGAGCATGATTTACAGGAAATGAAACTACATACATACGACGTCAAAGCATCATTTACagaaaattatatttatcaTAATTTGTAGACAACCATATGAAGTCAAAGCACAAATATCCCAGTATGTGAAAGAGAAGTCAACATCATGTCAGACTCTTCATGAAATGGGAACATACATAGCATCAAAGTTCCttttgccttttcccttttgaTAGGGGTGAAAGTTATAGATGCACATCTAGTAGCAAATAACAAAATTTGCAGTAATGGAACAGATATAGAGAGCAAAGGATGGAAGGAGTATGCATGAAAATTTTATATGCAACAGATATCTGAATTTGACATGGCATTACCAATATAAAATGAAAATGAGATTATCTGACCGACTTCTGAAACAATTACCaaactatgttgcacggaaacggatACGGAAACTGAAACGGATTCTGAGAGACGTAATTTCTGAAAAACATATGAAACGGAAATTTGGGgaaaacgtgtaaatattaaaaatataataatacattaaacAAAACAAGATTGAAGAACAAGATGAAGAAACTCCAAGTTCAATCGAAATTCAAGAGACAAGGACTATAGGAGAAAGAAATGGGGTAAGTTCTTTAAATTGAAGGATACAAGGAACGAATTATCTCTCAAGTAGGAAGTTTCAATTTTCCTAATCTTAGATTAAATAGGAATtgcaaaatagaaagtttgaatttccagaattttaatCGAAATAGGTAGGGAGAAACTGCAGGACAAGCTTCTTCTCGACCCAGAGTCCCGAGCTGCCTTAAGCCAGTGTAGCTTATGCGAAGCAAGCCAGGAAAAAACCTTTAGTTAAACAGGTGGCTATATAGGTCAGTTGAGTCTTAGCCAGTTTCTTCTTTGTTTGAAAAAAGCTACTCCAACTCGAATTTTAATCGAAATAGGTAGGGAGAAACTGAGAGACACGTTTCATATTTTGGGTAATTACGGAAACGTGCAAAATGTTTCGTATCAGAGTTTCCATTTATGGGGAAAGGCATGTCAtaaagagtttccgtgcatcaTAGTTACCAAACATGCTTAACATTTTCTAGAACATGGATTACTAGCCTTATGATGGACAGAAGTAGAAGTAAAGCAATCTCACCAAAATGCTTGACCACAAATACAGCTCACAAGGTTGCATCCACCATTCTTTTCAACTGGTTTGTGACACTTAGGACAAGGCTTTGTATGAACTGTAATCCAATTAACTGTTTCAGATTCATCTCGGCATTTCTTGCTCCAAAGTTCCCACATCAAACATGAGCAAGGAGAGTGCGTTTCAGATAAGCAACTGAAGCAAAACTGTACACCACAAGAACATTCTACCTCGCAACACTCATCCTCCTCAACTCGAATAGCATTCCCACAGTGGGGAGTGCTTGGGCACCATTTAACCATTTTATTGTCTTCAATGTATGATTCAAGAAGAAATCGATCGAATTTCTCAGCTAAATCAGGATGCCTTTTACTGACTAGATTTCTGACAGAAGCCTCATCACAGATGGCATTACATTTGTGTGCCATGCATCGGATGCGCCTGCTCTGACCCTCGTTTATCTTCACAATAAAGTGCTCCGTCCAAcctttaaaagaaaaataaatttatttaccaATTCAATTAGCAAACTATGTTCTGTTTCAGAGAAAAATGGAACATAAATACACAAAACCAGCACTACAATGGAAAATCAGCATTAGGGAAGATGTTGCTAGACCATCATATGTTTACATCTATAACTTGGGGTGCCAAATACACATCCATGTCTGAAAATTTTGAATCAATTTTCTCATACAAAAGGACTGCGCCTAGATTTGAGACCATGTGCCAAATACAAATCCATTTTTCAGTGTAATATGAACAAGAACAATACACTGAGATAAAAATAACGTTTAGAATGACGACAGTTTAAATACTATAGCATAAAATTGCTAAGTTAGCAATATCAGTTTTGAATTCTTTAGCGCCTCTAATTAGTGGTAAGATATCAAAAAGTCAAACCCATTGTTACTGAGGGCAAAGGCAACATAAGTAATTGGGCAGAGTGCTTACAATCATTGCAAAAGCAATGGCCACAGTCCATTCTTGTAACCTTAGCAGCAGATACATCCTCTATGCAAATATCACATGTTATTGTAGAAGACGAAGTCAGTGGTGAATCCATATCAAGTTGCTCTACCAATGTAACACCTGCTTCTGAGAACAAGTATGATTTCCCTTTCTCGACAAATACAGCCAACAGCCTTTCTACATCCCAACGGTAATGTATCAACAAGGTCCTAGCATGGTGTTCTCTCAATGATAACAGCTCCATTACTCTGCGCAAATCTTCCCTCTGTATGTACAAAACCCAAAAGAATCAAGAAAGCAGAAAGATAATAACATGCATATGGAAGGAAAAAACTAAAACTTAAAGCTTTTTCTCTTTACCTGAGCCGCCAAGAGTGATTTTTTAGTGATTATCTGCAAGACATCACAAACAGTTAGTCATGTTTCCATATTAAGTATCCAACggtcaaataaaaaaaaaaaaagttaaataacaGTCTTAAAGTCTTTTTAGCAACTCGTACTGAATTGCATATGCTTCCTACCCCTGCAGATTAGGTTGTCTGTCAAATCTGGAgtaaattaaaacaaataaatatggAAAAAAGACTACATGCTGAAGAACTAAGAGAAGAATTAAAGACACTGACAATTGGGGATTTTTAGTCTTAAAGCTTCTGAATAATTAGCTGTGTAGAAATTCCCAAATTTGGAATTTCAAGAAACTAAAAGGAAACAATTTAACTATAAAACGAGCAATTTCCGCTCCACTGGAATAACAAGGACCAAATTGACTTCAGGCTCATGTCAACCAGGAAATCCTCGCAATCAATCACAATTCTGATCCACGAAAACCCAAATTACCACAAGAAGCAGAAAAATATACCTTGGTAGTGGTACCCTTAGGAGGGGCCCAATGTAAATCGGATTCCTCATTCTCGAGACCGTCGAGAGAATCTCGATCATCAGAGTAATAGTACTCATCGTCACTCTCTCCATAATCCTCCATCCACATAAATTGAGAAACAATCGTGTATATATACCACTCGCAGAAGATAAAATTGAAATCGAGGATACAAAAAGATATGGGGTAAAAAcaatatatatgatatttgggGTTACGATTACCGAAACAAACCCGGTgatcaagtaaaagaaattatGGGGTAAAAAcaatatatatgatatttgggGTTACGATTACCAAATCAAACCCGGTGATCAAGGAATTTACCGGCGAGATCGAGGTTGCCGGCGAAGGGAGAGGTGAAGATGCTTATAACTTTACAAGGGAAGCATTGAATAGGGGAGAGAGAGAAATCGAAATAGAAAGCTGACAAATTAATATCTGCTCACTCCTTATATTAATCAAGGGGAAGGTTTCAGGGTCAAAACAGTGCCGTTTTAAGTGGTAGTTCAACGAAACGGTGGCGTTTCTGTGGATATAATTGTGGGACCGTGAAATAGTAAATCCTCGCAAAAACTATGGTTGAGAAATGAGATGGTGGGGGTGGCCTCCTCAATACCGCATCATTCACACCTTCGtgttcttgttaaaggtttgtAATATATATCGGTAAATTATAATTAGGTCCCTTAATTTagcttttactttctttataTCTTTATTTTCAAAATCGGGAATAAAATCCTATTTGTTTTTTACTAATATTATCCGATTCAGAAATTCATTATCTATAAAACCATAATTTTCGATTTTTAAATcggttttgatatatgcagcccttagggctgcatataagcattaaatataatagaatatttttttgtattttcaagatGTATATTTATTATACATTTCAATGCTCCAAAATTCATTTAATGCaatcataaattcttttatgttttctatatctgcattaattttttattttttattttttgaaaagatatcTACATTTATTATTTCGACGGGTTATTTGTGATTATGTTAGTAACagaataaaagttacaaataacctgtcgaaataacacagttacaaataacctgtcgAAATGATAATGTTTAAGTCTGACAGATAAAAGTTACACACAAAAAACTGCATACAGCCCGTCAAAATACAATTAACTGCTTtattttatcgacaaacttCTTTTGAATATAGTCAAATAACTGTCAAATCAGTAAGTTCAAATTTTCTGTTGTgtaagaataaaattgaacttgcttgatattgttagaggtaaaattatacaaattcatAGTTACGGGTAAATCTACACTTTTTAAAAAACGATAGAAGTTCCAatcttttcaaaaaataaaaaataaaaaaattaatgcagatatagaaaatataaaagaatttatgattGCATTAAATGAATTTTGGTGTGATCAACCTGCATCTAAACGACCTCAAAaccataaaatttaaaaactaaaattatttATAGCATCATTTATATCCGCTCTATAATAGAGAGTTATGTATTGTTGAAGTGATTGAAAATTAAAGGATTTTTATGTTAGTAAATAGCAAAGTTTCAaagtatttttatatttggGATACAACATCAAAATAGCCTCAAGGTTTTTCAGAAATGACGAATAATGTTCATATACAAAATAAACAATTTCAGTTCCAACTCGTCAAATGACACAATTAAAGTCCTTAATAGTAGAAATTAACATATCTAGTGATATTTTTATCAACTTGTAATGCCGAAAGATAAAAATGATATTGCACTCTTGTAGGGAGATTAACAATGTGATCATTTGATGTGTCGATTTCTGTTAGTGGGATTTTAATGGTATCTTTTGATAAATATTAGAACTCAAATTATATTGTTTTGTATGTAAAGGCTAAAATGACTATCACGACCAAAATTGTGAGATTGTTTTGGTATCTTATTCCTCTATGTTTTGAAGGTAAGAAATCACAAAGTAAGATCTAAATTGAGAGATCATGAATGTATCTTACCCATTATATGTTGCCTATAACGATAGCAaatggtttattttattttattttatttatttttgacaaTGTGGAAATTTCATTGTATCATTTTAAGGGAATAGTAAATTTACTTCTAATATACGaaatgataaaaatttatttttaatatttttaagtaagatcaattttacctatatgtaataaaaaaaaggtgAACGAGCTAGTTGAATGTTATTGGACTGCCACATTGGATATTTCAatcatcaattatgtctaaaaaaaatattatgttactaatatagttataaacaaCTGTCAAGATATTACATTATATTGTGTTACTAACACATTTACAAACAACCTAAAAAAATGCAAGAAACGGTTTAActttattgataaatttatttggaTGGTCCAATATGTTAATCAAATGGCAATCAAACAATTTCGTtcaaatttttagataaaattgatgttatttgaaaatgttagagataaatttTTTGAATATGTTATAGGTAAATATGTACTTCTCTAAAAATGATAAGCGCAAATTTAAACcttatctttttcttttgggaAGTTATCCGATTTGAGGTTCATCGGGTACCTATATTCTTATGTACATTCTCTTTTCAATTAAATTTACTGCGTAAACTAGAATTCGAATTCGAAATATCTAATTTAAGCGACTTAAGATTTTTAAGTTTTAACCACTCAAATAAactttaattattataaatattttattttaggaaaaagtacaaaaataaactttatggCTTGACCTTTTTGCCAAAACAGTTACATgatttaaaattttacaaatcAAGGCTTATACTTTTGTGCAGTTTGCAAATTTAGGTATTCCGACAAAAATTGTTGTCATGACTGTTTATATCAAAAGAGAGCAATTTAAAGCCATTAAAAAACtgactttacaaattaactaatcaTATGTTTAATCAAAAAATTTACTGACGAATCATCTAATTGCAAACTTCATAAATCTcagatatttatttataaacttttaatttgTATGTTTATAATTCCGTCAAACCACTATAATTTTTACTTTATAaaggtaaaatatttaataactgtcattaaaaatatattttgtgtGGTTTTGAAAAGTACGTGTAATATGTAATAAGGTGTTGAAAGGAGAGTCGGGAGAGTGAGTTAATGGAAGTAGTTATTGTTTATCTTCTTATATAAGGTTATCAATTCGTCCTTAATATTTTCAGTTACATTTTTTCTCATAAACTGTGCATGTTCTttgaatattttatttattttgttaaattttttggttatttaaaatTATGTTACTTGAGGttttattgaataaattaaCTAGCTtgatgtttgataaaaaaaaaaaaaactgaaaagtAAGTATTAAATAACTACTAAATTTTaaagtgttgaatattataaattcTGAAAGTATTAAGTaatgtaattatttaataaatataaaaaataaatactgaatataaaaatattagtttataatgttcaatttaaaatattatattaaatattttgacttatcaaaataaatgatttttaacttaactgaataattttagtggttaaagaattaaagttattaaatagatttaaaagaaataattttAGTGGTTAAGGAATTGAAGTTATTCAATtaagtgatttttttatttatcaaataGGGCTTGACgcattattattgtttttaatcataattttaatattaatattaaatttaattattttttttggtaggataggaaaaaaaaaacaaacaacaaaagcCGCTCAaaccgggatcagcctaggaaaactgacatccaccacatcctccaagatcatAGAAGAAATAAAGAtcggaggagaagaaaagatAGAGAGACCCAACATTCTAGAATGTCATTCCACCGCAAGACGGTCCGCTACgcgattttgctccctataaatatgagcaaaGCTAAGAGAATCAAAGGAGAAGTCAATCCTTCTAATGCCTTTAATTAAGTTTAGGCTATTTAGGCAAATAACATTATTCTCAGAGATCATTTTAACCGCTTCAAGGCTATTTAGGCAAATAGCATtgttctcagaaatcattttaaatatttgAGTTTGACTTGGAAATTAGTTTCTTAATCTGTTCCGAACTTGATATAAAAATAGTGCatattaaaatcgttttaaataAAGTATTTATATGTCCAGCTTGGTTAAACTCGGTATGAGCCTGAGCGGATCCTTCCCAACACATGAATATGTAGGATAAATATATGGAAATATAGATATTTTGAATTGCAAATGATGGGTTTTGTTGTTGATATTAAGTTAGTTTTATATTCTTGTAATGCCTTgtgtatttaatatttttaaatataattaagggttaaggtgcaaaaatacccctaacgttttgggtcaggagcaattttacccctaacgtctaaaatagtgcaattttacccccaacgtttgtagccaagagcaattttacccctaacgttgataaattgggtcaatttcagaaataattcatcaaactgtcttctcggtcatgaatcttatcatctacacttcacatatgcgtcattttatcagtaacaaatcataaacatatgttgggatgtgaaaaaaataataaaaataataaaaaatatactggcttttgtacgaattagacaaaaaattcaaaaaatttaccgaatttataaatattaatatccaattctattatgaaattataaaaaacatgaaatcttttttttagaatgaattgatatgcaattggtacaaaataatgaacaaaaatatctgtgttttacaatagtgtctgaaattgacccaaattaccaacgttataggtaaaattgctcttggctacaaacgttaggggcaaaattgcaccattttagacgttaggggtaaaattgctcctgacccaaaacgttaggggtatttttgcaccttaaccctataattaaactaatatgaaaaattGATGCGAAACTTAGTTTCCATTTATTTGTTagaaaatattgtgttttgaaaaatattggataacttttcaaaaaaaaaagatatcgGGTAAAGGAAAATATTATGCTTGAGTGAAaatacaattttacctctagcTTGGGCGATGAAGCGATTTCTACAGTGGACTTCTCTTTCATCAATTTGGTTTCAGAGTAGAACAAGATTTTAGAAAGTGAATTATGTCTATGTTTGGATCTACTAATATGAAAGTGTCATTTTCCCCTAGCTTGGGTTGTGGGGCAGTTTCTATTGTGGGTTCTCCTTTATTAATGGGGTTTCCAAAGTGGAACCAACTTTTAAAAAGTGGACTGGCCAATGTTTACACTTGGTCGAAAACAGATGTCCATCCCCTCCCCTTTCTTCTTCCATTCTGAACATTAATGTGAAATTGTGGTTAATGACTTACGTCATTTACTCTTTCAAGGTTTAATTGTTGTCAATCGAGGTGTGTGTAACCGTTAATGTAAAACTAGCGATTGTGGTGAAAATGTATATAGACTCAAACtgaatcataaaaaaaacattttcacATACAGTGGTTCCCAGGTATAAGATACAAAGACAACATTTCATTTGTGTTTGAATCCAAAGTGAAAGA includes these proteins:
- the LOC136208677 gene encoding probable E3 ubiquitin-protein ligase ARI2; translation: MWMEDYGESDDEYYYSDDRDSLDGLENEESDLHWAPPKGTTTKIITKKSLLAAQREDLRRVMELLSLREHHARTLLIHYRWDVERLLAVFVEKGKSYLFSEAGVTLVEQLDMDSPLTSSSTITCDICIEDVSAAKVTRMDCGHCFCNDCWTEHFIVKINEGQSRRIRCMAHKCNAICDEASVRNLVSKRHPDLAEKFDRFLLESYIEDNKMVKWCPSTPHCGNAIRVEEDECCEVECSCGVQFCFSCLSETHSPCSCLMWELWSKKCRDESETVNWITVHTKPCPKCHKPVEKNGGCNLVSCICGQAFCWLCGGATGRDHTWSRISGHSCGRYKEDKEKQTERAKRDLYRYMHYHNRYKAHTDSFKLESKLKETILEKVSISEERESRLRDFSWVTNGLHRLFRSRRVLSYSYPFAFYMFGEELFKDEMTLEEREIKQNLFEDQQQQLESNVEKLSKFLEEPFDQYTDDKVMEIRMQVINLSTIIDTLCKKMYECIEGDLLGRLQLGTHNIAPYRSKGIEKASELSSCWSSKVNASDNFLASDGDTSGGTKKRDRASGSRSSDGSGCSSKKHARKEGGGFFDLNLPAEIIDRN